In Equus przewalskii isolate Varuska chromosome 15, EquPr2, whole genome shotgun sequence, a single genomic region encodes these proteins:
- the LAMB2 gene encoding laminin subunit beta-2 isoform X3: MTFKTFRPAAMLVERSADFGRTWHVYRYFSYDCGADFPGVPLAPPRHWDDVVCESRYSEIEPSTEGEVIYRVLDPAIPIPDPYSSRIQNLLKITNLRVNLTRLHTLGDNLLDPRREIREKYYYALYELVVRGNCFCYGHASQCAPAPGAPAHAEGMVHGACICKHNTRGLNCEQCQDFYHDLPWHPAEDGHSHACRKCECHGHAHSCHFDMAIYLASGNVSGGVCDGCQHNTAGHHCELCRPFFYRDPTKDLRDPAVCRSCDCDPMGSQDGGRCDPHDDPPLGLVSGQCRCKEHVVGSRCQQCRDGFFGLSASDPVGCRRCQCDARGTVPGGTPCDPNSGTCFCKRLVTGHGCNRCLPGHWGLSHDLLGCRPCDCDVGGALDPQCNEATGQCRCRQHMVGRRCEQVQPGYFRPFLDHLTWEAEDVQGQVLDVVERLVIPGGAPSWTGLGFVRLREGQALEFLVASVPRAMDYDLLLRLEPQVPEQWAEMELTVQRPGPVSAHSLCGHVLPKDDYIPGTLQSDTRYMVLPRPVCLEPGNSYKLHLKLVRTGGSAQPDAPYSGPSLLIDSLVLLPRVLVLEMFSAGDAAALERRATFERYRCHEEGLLPSKTLPSEACAPLLISLSTLLYNGALPCQCDPQGSLSSECNPHGGQCLCKPAVVGRRCDLCAPGYYGFGPTGCQACQCSPEGALSSLCEGTSGQCPCRPGAFGLRCDRCQRGQWGFPSCQPCVCNGHADECDTHTGTCLGCRDHTGGEHCERCIAGFYGDPRLPYGGQCRPCPCPEGPGSRQHFATSCHQDGYSQQIVCHCRAGYTGLRCEACAPGHFGDPSRPGGRCQPCECSGNIDPMDPDACDPHTGQCLRCLHHTEGPHCAHCKPGFHGQAARQSCHRCTCNLLGTDPQQCPSTDRCNCDPSSGQCPCLPNVQGPSCDRCAPNFWNLASGHGCQPCACHPSRARGPTCNEFTGQCHCRAGFGGRTCSECQELHWGDPGLQCRACDCDPRGIDTPQCHRSTGHCSCRPGMSGVRCDQCARGFSGVFPACHPCHACFGDWDRVVQDLAARTRRLEQRAQELQQTGVLGAFERSFWHMQEKLGTVQGIVGARNTSAASTAQFLEATEELRREIGEATEHLTQLEAELTDVQDENFNANHALSSLERDGLALNLTLRQLDQHLDLLKHSNFLGAYDSIRHAHSLSAEAERRANTSALTVPSPVSNSAGIRHRTEVLMGAQREDFNRKYMANQQALGKLSARTHTLSLTNINELVCGPPGDAPCATSPCGGAGCRDEDGQPRCGGLSCNGAAAMADLALGRARHTQAELQRALAEGGGILSQVAETRRQAGEAQQQAQAALDKANASRGQVEQANQELRELIQSVKDFLSQEGADPDSIEMVATRVLELSIPASPEQIQHLAGAIAERVRSLADVDTILARTVGDVRRAEQLLQDARRARSRAEGEKQKAETVQAALEEAQRAQGAAQGAIQGAVVDTQDTEQTLHQVQERMAGAEQALSSAGERAQQLDGLLEALKLKRAGNSLAASSAEETAGSAQGRAREAEQLLQGPLGDQYQTVRALAERKAQGVLAAQARAEQLRDEARGLLQAAQDKLQRLQELEGTYEENERALEGKAAQLDGLEARMRSVLQAINLQVQIYNTCQ, translated from the exons ATGACTTTCAAG ACATTTCGGCCTGCTGCCATGCTGGTGGAGCGCTCAGCAGACTTTGGACGCACCTGGCATGTGTACCGATATTTCTCCTATGACTGTGGGGCTGACTTCCCAGGAGTTCCACTGGCCCCCCCACGGCACTGGGATGACGTAGTTTGTGAGTCCCGCTACTCAGAGATTGAGCCATCCACTGAAGGCGAG GTCATCTATCGTGTGCTGGACCCTGCCATCCCTATCCCAGACCCCTACAGTTCACGGATCCAGA ACCTGCTGAAGATCACCAACCTACGGGTGAACCTGACACGGCTACACACGCTGGGGGACAACCTGCTTGACCCACGACGGGAGATCCGTGAGAAGTACTATTATGCCCTCTACGAGCTGGTTGTGCGTGGCAACTGCTTCTGCTACGGACATGCCTCACAGTGTGCACCCGCCCCAGGAGCACCAGCGCACGCTGAGGGCATG GTTCATGGGGCCTGCATCTGCAAACACAACACTCGTGGCCTCAACTGTGAGCAGTGTCAGGATTTCTATCATGATTTGCCCTGGCATCCAGCCGAGGATGGCCACAGTCATGCCTGCAGAA AGTGTGAGTGCCATGGGCATGCCCACAGCTGCCACTTCGACATGGCCATATACCTGGCATCTGGCAATGTGAGTGGAGGTGTGTGTGATGGATGTCAGCACAACACAGCTGGGCACCACTGTGAGCTCTGCCGACCCTTCTTCTACCGTGACCCAACCAAGGATCTGCGGGACCCGGCCGTGTGCCGCT cTTGTGATTGTGACCCCATGGGTTCCCAAGACGGTGGTCGCTGTGATCCCCATGATGATCCTCCACTGGGGCTGGTTTCGGGCCAGTGTCGCTGCAAAGAACATGTGGTGGGCTCTCGCTGTCAACAATGCCGTGATGGCTTCTTTGGGCTCAGTGCCAGTGACCCTGTAGGCTGCCGGC GGTGTCAGTGTGATGCACGGGGTACAGTGCCTGGGGGCACCCCTTGTGACCCCAACAGTGGAACCTGTTTCTGCAAGCGTCTAGTGACTGGACATGGCTGTAACCGCTGCCTG CCTGGCCACTGGGGCCTGAGCCACGACCTGCTCGGCTGCCGTCCGTGTGACTGCGACGTGGGTGGTGCCTTGGATCCCCA GTGCAATGAGGCAACAGGTCAGTGCCGCTGCCGCCAGCACATGGTAGGGCGACGCTGTGAGCAGGTGCAGCCTGGCTACTTCCGGCCCTTCCTTGACCACCTAACTTGGGAGGCTGAGGATGTTCAAGGGCAG GTGCTTGATGTGGTGGAGCGCCTGGTGATCCCTGGGGGAGCTCCATCTTGGACAGGCCTGGGCTTTGTTAGGCTGCGGGAAGGCCAAGCACTGGAGTTCCTGGTGGCCTCTGTGCCAAGAGCCATGGACTACGACCTGCTGCTGCGCTTGGAGCCCCAG GTCCCTGAGCAATGGGCAGAGATGGAACTGACTGTGCAGCGCCCAGGGCCTGTGTCTGCCCACAGCCTGTGTGGGCATGTGCTGCCCAAGGATGACTACATCCCTGGGACCCTGCAATCAGACACCAG GTACATGGTGCTTCCCAGACCTGTCTGCCTTGAGCCTGGCAACTCCTACAAGCTGCATCTGAAGCTGGTGCGAACAGGAGGAAGTGCCCAGCCTGATGCCCCCTACTCTGGACCCAGCCTGCTCATTGACTCG CTGGTGCTGCTGCCCCGTGTTCTTGTGCTGGAGATGTTTAGTGCGGGTGATGCTGCTGCCCTAGAGCGCCGTGCCACCTTTGAACGCTACCGCTGCCATGAGGAGGGTCTGCTGCCCAGCAAGACTCTTCCCTCTGAGGCCTGTGCTCCGCTCCTCATCAGCCTGTCCACCCTGCTCTACAACGGTGCTCTGC CCTGTCAGTGTGACCCCCAGGGCTCACTGAGTTCTGAGTGCAACCCCCATGGTGGCCAGTGCCTGTGCAAACCTGCAGTGGTTGGGCGCCGCTGTGACCTCTGTGCCCCTGGCTACTATGGCTTTGGCCCCACAGGCTGTCAAG CCTGCCAATGCAGCCCTGAAGGGGCGCTCAGCAGCCTGTGTGAAGGGACCAGTGGGCAATGCCCCTGCCGACCTGGTGCCTTTGGGCTTCGCTGCGACCGCTGCCAGCGTGGCCAGTGGGGATTCCCTAGCTGCCAGCCATGTGTCTGTAATGGGCATGCAGACGAATGTGACACCCACACAGGCACTTGCCTAGGCTGCCGTGATCACACAGGGGGTGAGCACTGTGAAAG GTGTATTGCTGGCTTCTATGGGGACCCTCGGCTGCCATATGGGGGCCAGTGCCGGCCCTGTCCCTGCCCTGAAGGCCCCGGGAGCCGGCAGCACTTTGCCACTTCTTGCCATCAGGACGGGTACTCCCAGCAGATCGTGTGCCACTGCAGGGCAGGCTACACAG GGCTACGGTGTGAAGCTTGTGCCCCTGGCCACTTTGGGGACCCATCAAGGCCAGGTGGCCGGTGCCAACCATGTGAGTGCAGTGGGAACATTGACCCCATGGACCCTGATGCCTGTGACCCCCACACGGGGCAATGCCTGCGCTGCTTACACCACACAGAGGGGCCACACTGTGCCCATTGCAAGCCTGGCTTCCATGGGCAGGCTGCCCGGCAGAGCTGTCACC GCTGTACCTGCAACCTGCTGGGCACAGATCCCCAACAGTGCCCATCCACTGACCGATGCAACTGTGACCCAAGCAGTGGGCAGTGCCCTTGCCTCCCCAATGTCCAGGGCCCTAGCTGTGACCGCTGTGCCCCCAACTTCTGGAACCTTGCCAGTGGCCATGGCTGCCAGCCCTGTGCCTGCCACCCAAGCCGAGCCAGAGGCCCCACCTGCAATGAG TTCACAGGGCAGTGCCACTGCCGTGCTGGCTTTGGTGGGCGAACCTGTTCTGAGTGCCAAGAGCTCCACTGGGGAGACCCTGGGTTGCAGTGCCGTG CCTGTGATTGTGACCCTCGTGGAATAGACACACCTCAGTGTCACCGCTCCACAGGTCACTGTAGCTGCCGCCCAGGCATGTCTGGTGTGCGCTGTGACCAGTGTGCCCGTGGCTTCTCAGGTGTCTTTCCTGCCTGCCACCCCTGCCATGCATGCTTCGGGGACTGGGACCGTGTGGTACAGGACTTGGCTGCCCGTACACGGCGCCTGGAGCAGCGGGCACAGGAGCTGCAGCAGACGGGTGTGCTGGGTGCCTTTGAGAGAAGCTTCTGGCACATGCAAGAGAAGCTGGGCACTGTGCAGGGGATTGTGGGTGCCCGCAACACCTCGGCTGCCTCCACTGCGCAGTTTCTGGAGGCCACAGAGGAGTTGCG GCGTGAAATTGGGGAGGCCACTGAGCACCTGACCCAGCTGGAGGCAGAGCTAACAGATGTGCAGGATGAGAACTTCAATGCCAACCATGCACTAAGCAGTCTGGAGAGAGATGGGCTTGCACTTAATCTTACACTGCGGCAGCTGGATCAGCATCTGGACCTGCTCAAACATTCAAACTTCCTGG GTGCCTATGACAGCATCCGCCATGCCCACAGCCTGTCTGCAGAGGCAGAACGTCGTGCCAACACATCGGCCCTGACAGTGCCCAGCCCCGTGAGCAACTCAGCAGGCATTCGGCACAGGACAGAAGTGCTGATGGGTGCCCAGAGAGAGGACTTCAACCGCAAATACATGGCCAACCAGCAGGCATTGGGCAAGCTCTCTGCCCGTACCCACACCCTGAGCCTGACAAACATCAATGAACTG GTATGTGGGCCCCCAGGGGATGCACCCTGTGCTACAAGCCCTTGTGGGGGTGCCGGCTGTCGGGACGAGGATGGGCAGCCCCGCTGCGGGGGCCTCAGCTGCAACGGGGCAGCCGCCATGGCAGACCTGGCACTGGGTCGGGCCCGGCACACACAGGCAGAGCTGCAGCGGGCACTGGCAGAAGGTGGTGGCATCCTCAGCCAGGTGGCTGAGACCCGTCGGCAGGCAGGCGAGGCACAGCAGCAGGCCCAGGCGGCCCTGGATAAGGCTAATGCTTCCAGGGGACAGGTGGAGCAGGCCAACCAGGAACTGCGGGAACTTATCCAGAGTGTGAAGGACTTCCTCAGCC AGGAGGGGGCTGATCCCGATAGCATTGAGATGGTGGCCACAAGAGTACTAGAGCTCTCCATCCCAGCATCACCTGAGCAGATCCAGCACCTGGCAGGCGCAATTGCAGAGCGGGTCCGGAGTCTGGCAGATGTGGACACGATCTTGGCGCGTACTGTGGGAGATGTGCGTCGGGCAGAGCAGCTACTGCAGGATGCACGTCGGGCACG GAGCCGGGCTGAGGGTGAGAAACAGAAGGCAGAGACAGTACAGGCGGCACTGGAAGAGGCCCAGCGGGCACAAGGTGCTGCTCAGGGTGCCATCCAGGGGGCAGTGGTTGACACACAGGACACGGAGCAGACCCTGCACCAG GTACAGGAGAGGATGGCAGGTGCAGAGCAGGCACTGAGTTCTGCAGGTGAGCGGGCTCAGCAATTGGATGGTCTTTTGGAGGCTCTCAAATTGAAACGAGCAGGGAATAGCCTGGCAGCCTCTAGCGCTGAAGAGACAGCAGGCAGTGCCCAGGGTCGTGCCCGAGAGGCTGAGCAG CTGCTGCAGGGTCCACTAGGCGACCAGTATCAGACAGTGAGGGCCCTGGCTGAGCGCAAGGCCCAGGGTGTGCTGGCTGCGCAGGCGCGGGCAGAGCAACTGAGGGATGAGGCTCGGGGCTTGTTGCAGGCCGCTCAGGACAAACTGCAGCGGCTGCAAG AGCTGGAGGGCACTTATGAGGAGAATGAGCGGGCGCTGGAGGGCAAAGCGGCCCAGCTGGATGGACTGGAGGCCAGAATGCGCAGCGTGCTTCAAGCCATCAACTTGCAAGTCCAGATCTACAACACCTGCCAGTGA
- the LAMB2 gene encoding laminin subunit beta-2 isoform X4: MTFKTFRPAAMLVERSADFGRTWHVYRYFSYDCGADFPGVPLAPPRHWDDVVCESRYSEIEPSTEGEVIYRVLDPAIPIPDPYSSRIQNLLKITNLRVNLTRLHTLGDNLLDPRREIREKYYYALYELVVRGNCFCYGHASQCAPAPGAPAHAEGMVHGACICKHNTRGLNCEQCQDFYHDLPWHPAEDGHSHACRKCECHGHAHSCHFDMAIYLASGNVSGGVCDGCQHNTAGHHCELCRPFFYRDPTKDLRDPAVCRSCDCDPMGSQDGGRCDPHDDPPLGLVSGQCRCKEHVVGSRCQQCRDGFFGLSASDPVGCRRCQCDARGTVPGGTPCDPNSGTCFCKRLVTGHGCNRCLPGHWGLSHDLLGCRPCDCDVGGALDPQCNEATGQCRCRQHMVGRRCEQVQPGYFRPFLDHLTWEAEDVQGQVLDVVERLVIPGGAPSWTGLGFVRLREGQALEFLVASVPRAMDYDLLLRLEPQVPEQWAEMELTVQRPGPVSAHSLCGHVLPKDDYIPGTLQSDTRYMVLPRPVCLEPGNSYKLHLKLVRTGGSAQPDAPYSGPSLLIDSLVLLPRVLVLEMFSAGDAAALERRATFERYRCHEEGLLPSKTLPSEACAPLLISLSTLLYNGALPCQCDPQGSLSSECNPHGGQCLCKPAVVGRRCDLCAPGYYGFGPTGCQACQCSPEGALSSLCEGTSGQCPCRPGAFGLRCDRCQRGQWGFPSCQPCVCNGHADECDTHTGTCLGCRDHTGGEHCERCIAGFYGDPRLPYGGQCRPCPCPEGPGSRQHFATSCHQDGYSQQIVCHCRAGYTGCTCNLLGTDPQQCPSTDRCNCDPSSGQCPCLPNVQGPSCDRCAPNFWNLASGHGCQPCACHPSRARGPTCNEFTGQCHCRAGFGGRTCSECQELHWGDPGLQCRACDCDPRGIDTPQCHRSTGHCSCRPGMSGVRCDQCARGFSGVFPACHPCHACFGDWDRVVQDLAARTRRLEQRAQELQQTGVLGAFERSFWHMQEKLGTVQGIVGARNTSAASTAQFLEATEELRREIGEATEHLTQLEAELTDVQDENFNANHALSSLERDGLALNLTLRQLDQHLDLLKHSNFLGAYDSIRHAHSLSAEAERRANTSALTVPSPVSNSAGIRHRTEVLMGAQREDFNRKYMANQQALGKLSARTHTLSLTNINELVCGPPGDAPCATSPCGGAGCRDEDGQPRCGGLSCNGAAAMADLALGRARHTQAELQRALAEGGGILSQVAETRRQAGEAQQQAQAALDKANASRGQVEQANQELRELIQSVKDFLSQEGADPDSIEMVATRVLELSIPASPEQIQHLAGAIAERVRSLADVDTILARTVGDVRRAEQLLQDARRARSRAEGEKQKAETVQAALEEAQRAQGAAQGAIQGAVVDTQDTEQTLHQVQERMAGAEQALSSAGERAQQLDGLLEALKLKRAGNSLAASSAEETAGSAQGRAREAEQLLQGPLGDQYQTVRALAERKAQGVLAAQARAEQLRDEARGLLQAAQDKLQRLQELEGTYEENERALEGKAAQLDGLEARMRSVLQAINLQVQIYNTCQ; the protein is encoded by the exons ATGACTTTCAAG ACATTTCGGCCTGCTGCCATGCTGGTGGAGCGCTCAGCAGACTTTGGACGCACCTGGCATGTGTACCGATATTTCTCCTATGACTGTGGGGCTGACTTCCCAGGAGTTCCACTGGCCCCCCCACGGCACTGGGATGACGTAGTTTGTGAGTCCCGCTACTCAGAGATTGAGCCATCCACTGAAGGCGAG GTCATCTATCGTGTGCTGGACCCTGCCATCCCTATCCCAGACCCCTACAGTTCACGGATCCAGA ACCTGCTGAAGATCACCAACCTACGGGTGAACCTGACACGGCTACACACGCTGGGGGACAACCTGCTTGACCCACGACGGGAGATCCGTGAGAAGTACTATTATGCCCTCTACGAGCTGGTTGTGCGTGGCAACTGCTTCTGCTACGGACATGCCTCACAGTGTGCACCCGCCCCAGGAGCACCAGCGCACGCTGAGGGCATG GTTCATGGGGCCTGCATCTGCAAACACAACACTCGTGGCCTCAACTGTGAGCAGTGTCAGGATTTCTATCATGATTTGCCCTGGCATCCAGCCGAGGATGGCCACAGTCATGCCTGCAGAA AGTGTGAGTGCCATGGGCATGCCCACAGCTGCCACTTCGACATGGCCATATACCTGGCATCTGGCAATGTGAGTGGAGGTGTGTGTGATGGATGTCAGCACAACACAGCTGGGCACCACTGTGAGCTCTGCCGACCCTTCTTCTACCGTGACCCAACCAAGGATCTGCGGGACCCGGCCGTGTGCCGCT cTTGTGATTGTGACCCCATGGGTTCCCAAGACGGTGGTCGCTGTGATCCCCATGATGATCCTCCACTGGGGCTGGTTTCGGGCCAGTGTCGCTGCAAAGAACATGTGGTGGGCTCTCGCTGTCAACAATGCCGTGATGGCTTCTTTGGGCTCAGTGCCAGTGACCCTGTAGGCTGCCGGC GGTGTCAGTGTGATGCACGGGGTACAGTGCCTGGGGGCACCCCTTGTGACCCCAACAGTGGAACCTGTTTCTGCAAGCGTCTAGTGACTGGACATGGCTGTAACCGCTGCCTG CCTGGCCACTGGGGCCTGAGCCACGACCTGCTCGGCTGCCGTCCGTGTGACTGCGACGTGGGTGGTGCCTTGGATCCCCA GTGCAATGAGGCAACAGGTCAGTGCCGCTGCCGCCAGCACATGGTAGGGCGACGCTGTGAGCAGGTGCAGCCTGGCTACTTCCGGCCCTTCCTTGACCACCTAACTTGGGAGGCTGAGGATGTTCAAGGGCAG GTGCTTGATGTGGTGGAGCGCCTGGTGATCCCTGGGGGAGCTCCATCTTGGACAGGCCTGGGCTTTGTTAGGCTGCGGGAAGGCCAAGCACTGGAGTTCCTGGTGGCCTCTGTGCCAAGAGCCATGGACTACGACCTGCTGCTGCGCTTGGAGCCCCAG GTCCCTGAGCAATGGGCAGAGATGGAACTGACTGTGCAGCGCCCAGGGCCTGTGTCTGCCCACAGCCTGTGTGGGCATGTGCTGCCCAAGGATGACTACATCCCTGGGACCCTGCAATCAGACACCAG GTACATGGTGCTTCCCAGACCTGTCTGCCTTGAGCCTGGCAACTCCTACAAGCTGCATCTGAAGCTGGTGCGAACAGGAGGAAGTGCCCAGCCTGATGCCCCCTACTCTGGACCCAGCCTGCTCATTGACTCG CTGGTGCTGCTGCCCCGTGTTCTTGTGCTGGAGATGTTTAGTGCGGGTGATGCTGCTGCCCTAGAGCGCCGTGCCACCTTTGAACGCTACCGCTGCCATGAGGAGGGTCTGCTGCCCAGCAAGACTCTTCCCTCTGAGGCCTGTGCTCCGCTCCTCATCAGCCTGTCCACCCTGCTCTACAACGGTGCTCTGC CCTGTCAGTGTGACCCCCAGGGCTCACTGAGTTCTGAGTGCAACCCCCATGGTGGCCAGTGCCTGTGCAAACCTGCAGTGGTTGGGCGCCGCTGTGACCTCTGTGCCCCTGGCTACTATGGCTTTGGCCCCACAGGCTGTCAAG CCTGCCAATGCAGCCCTGAAGGGGCGCTCAGCAGCCTGTGTGAAGGGACCAGTGGGCAATGCCCCTGCCGACCTGGTGCCTTTGGGCTTCGCTGCGACCGCTGCCAGCGTGGCCAGTGGGGATTCCCTAGCTGCCAGCCATGTGTCTGTAATGGGCATGCAGACGAATGTGACACCCACACAGGCACTTGCCTAGGCTGCCGTGATCACACAGGGGGTGAGCACTGTGAAAG GTGTATTGCTGGCTTCTATGGGGACCCTCGGCTGCCATATGGGGGCCAGTGCCGGCCCTGTCCCTGCCCTGAAGGCCCCGGGAGCCGGCAGCACTTTGCCACTTCTTGCCATCAGGACGGGTACTCCCAGCAGATCGTGTGCCACTGCAGGGCAGGCTACACAG GCTGTACCTGCAACCTGCTGGGCACAGATCCCCAACAGTGCCCATCCACTGACCGATGCAACTGTGACCCAAGCAGTGGGCAGTGCCCTTGCCTCCCCAATGTCCAGGGCCCTAGCTGTGACCGCTGTGCCCCCAACTTCTGGAACCTTGCCAGTGGCCATGGCTGCCAGCCCTGTGCCTGCCACCCAAGCCGAGCCAGAGGCCCCACCTGCAATGAG TTCACAGGGCAGTGCCACTGCCGTGCTGGCTTTGGTGGGCGAACCTGTTCTGAGTGCCAAGAGCTCCACTGGGGAGACCCTGGGTTGCAGTGCCGTG CCTGTGATTGTGACCCTCGTGGAATAGACACACCTCAGTGTCACCGCTCCACAGGTCACTGTAGCTGCCGCCCAGGCATGTCTGGTGTGCGCTGTGACCAGTGTGCCCGTGGCTTCTCAGGTGTCTTTCCTGCCTGCCACCCCTGCCATGCATGCTTCGGGGACTGGGACCGTGTGGTACAGGACTTGGCTGCCCGTACACGGCGCCTGGAGCAGCGGGCACAGGAGCTGCAGCAGACGGGTGTGCTGGGTGCCTTTGAGAGAAGCTTCTGGCACATGCAAGAGAAGCTGGGCACTGTGCAGGGGATTGTGGGTGCCCGCAACACCTCGGCTGCCTCCACTGCGCAGTTTCTGGAGGCCACAGAGGAGTTGCG GCGTGAAATTGGGGAGGCCACTGAGCACCTGACCCAGCTGGAGGCAGAGCTAACAGATGTGCAGGATGAGAACTTCAATGCCAACCATGCACTAAGCAGTCTGGAGAGAGATGGGCTTGCACTTAATCTTACACTGCGGCAGCTGGATCAGCATCTGGACCTGCTCAAACATTCAAACTTCCTGG GTGCCTATGACAGCATCCGCCATGCCCACAGCCTGTCTGCAGAGGCAGAACGTCGTGCCAACACATCGGCCCTGACAGTGCCCAGCCCCGTGAGCAACTCAGCAGGCATTCGGCACAGGACAGAAGTGCTGATGGGTGCCCAGAGAGAGGACTTCAACCGCAAATACATGGCCAACCAGCAGGCATTGGGCAAGCTCTCTGCCCGTACCCACACCCTGAGCCTGACAAACATCAATGAACTG GTATGTGGGCCCCCAGGGGATGCACCCTGTGCTACAAGCCCTTGTGGGGGTGCCGGCTGTCGGGACGAGGATGGGCAGCCCCGCTGCGGGGGCCTCAGCTGCAACGGGGCAGCCGCCATGGCAGACCTGGCACTGGGTCGGGCCCGGCACACACAGGCAGAGCTGCAGCGGGCACTGGCAGAAGGTGGTGGCATCCTCAGCCAGGTGGCTGAGACCCGTCGGCAGGCAGGCGAGGCACAGCAGCAGGCCCAGGCGGCCCTGGATAAGGCTAATGCTTCCAGGGGACAGGTGGAGCAGGCCAACCAGGAACTGCGGGAACTTATCCAGAGTGTGAAGGACTTCCTCAGCC AGGAGGGGGCTGATCCCGATAGCATTGAGATGGTGGCCACAAGAGTACTAGAGCTCTCCATCCCAGCATCACCTGAGCAGATCCAGCACCTGGCAGGCGCAATTGCAGAGCGGGTCCGGAGTCTGGCAGATGTGGACACGATCTTGGCGCGTACTGTGGGAGATGTGCGTCGGGCAGAGCAGCTACTGCAGGATGCACGTCGGGCACG GAGCCGGGCTGAGGGTGAGAAACAGAAGGCAGAGACAGTACAGGCGGCACTGGAAGAGGCCCAGCGGGCACAAGGTGCTGCTCAGGGTGCCATCCAGGGGGCAGTGGTTGACACACAGGACACGGAGCAGACCCTGCACCAG GTACAGGAGAGGATGGCAGGTGCAGAGCAGGCACTGAGTTCTGCAGGTGAGCGGGCTCAGCAATTGGATGGTCTTTTGGAGGCTCTCAAATTGAAACGAGCAGGGAATAGCCTGGCAGCCTCTAGCGCTGAAGAGACAGCAGGCAGTGCCCAGGGTCGTGCCCGAGAGGCTGAGCAG CTGCTGCAGGGTCCACTAGGCGACCAGTATCAGACAGTGAGGGCCCTGGCTGAGCGCAAGGCCCAGGGTGTGCTGGCTGCGCAGGCGCGGGCAGAGCAACTGAGGGATGAGGCTCGGGGCTTGTTGCAGGCCGCTCAGGACAAACTGCAGCGGCTGCAAG AGCTGGAGGGCACTTATGAGGAGAATGAGCGGGCGCTGGAGGGCAAAGCGGCCCAGCTGGATGGACTGGAGGCCAGAATGCGCAGCGTGCTTCAAGCCATCAACTTGCAAGTCCAGATCTACAACACCTGCCAGTGA